One part of the Syngnathus acus chromosome 17, fSynAcu1.2, whole genome shotgun sequence genome encodes these proteins:
- the prkci gene encoding protein kinase C iota type, translating into MMPTLRDSTMSHPGENSHQVRVKAYYKGDIMITHFEPSISYEGLHGEVRDMCSMDNDQLFTMKWIDEEGDPCTLSSQLELEEALRLYELNKDSELIVHVFPCIPEKPGMPCPGEDKSIYRRGARRWRKLYFASGHSFQAKRFNRRAHCAICTDRIWGLGRQGYKCINCKLLVHKKCHKMVTVECGRPMIQEPILPGQPPSSQLDPTEQSGPQNKDSRESLTYDGEEKEARNSRDTGKSPSSLGLADFDLLRVIGRGSYAKVLLVQLKKTERIYAMKVVKKELVNDDEDIDWVQTEKHVFEQASNHPFLVGLHSCFQTESRLFFVIEYVNGGDLMFHMQRQRKLPEEHARFYSAEISLALNYLHERGIIYRDLKLDNVLLDSEGHIKLTDYGMCKEGLRPGDTTSTFCGTPNYIAPEILRGEDYGFSVDWWALGVLMFEMMAGRSPFDIVGSSDNPDQNTEDYLFQVILEKQIRIPRSLSVKAASVLKGFLNKDPKERLGCHPQTGFADIMGHPFFRNVDWDLLEQKQVVPPFKPNISGEFGLDNFDAQFTNEPIQLTPDDDDVVKKIDQSEFEGFEYINPLLMSAEECV; encoded by the exons ATGATGCCGACGTTGCGGGACAGCACCATGTCCCACCCCGGCGAGAATTCCCATCAAGTCCGGGTGAAAGCCTACTACAAAGG GGACATCATGATCACCCACTTTGAGCCGTCCATCTCATATGAGGGCCTGCACGGCGAAGTGCGAGACATGTGCTCCATGGACAatgaccagctcttcaccatGAAGTGGATTGACGAGGAAG GTGACCCGTGCACTTTATCTTCTCAGCTGGAGCTGGAAGAAGCACTGCGCCTCTATGAACTCAACAAGGACTCTGAGCTCATCGTTCACG TGTTCCCATGTATACCAGAGAAACCCGGCATGCCATGTCCTGGAGAAGACA AGTCCATATATCGGCGGGGAGCGCGGCGCTGGAGGAAGCTCTATTTCGCTAGCGGCCACTCCTTTCAGGCCAAACGCTTCAACAGG AGAGCGCATTGCGCCATCTGCACGGACCGCATCTGGGGTCTCGGCCGACAGGGCTACAAGTGCATCAACTGCAAACTGCTGGTGCACAAAAAGTGCCACAAGATGGTCACTGTGGAATGCGGCCGGCCCATGATACAG gaGCCAATTCTGCCCGGTCAACCACCCAGCAGTCAGTTAGACCCAACGGAACAGTCAG GCCCCCAGAATAAAGACTCGAGAGAAAGCTTGACTTACGATGGAGAGGAGAAAGAG GCGCGGAACAGCCGAGACACGGGGAAGTCACCCTCCAGCCTCGGCTTGGCCGACTTCGACCTGCTGCGGGTGATCGGCCGAGGCAGCTACGCCAAAGTGCTGCTTGTGCAGTTGAAGAAGACTGAGCGCATCTACGCCATGAAGGTGGTCAAGAAGGAGCTAGTCAACGATGACGAG GACATCGACTGGGTCCAGACAGAAAAACACGTCTTTGAGCAAGCATCCAATCATCCCTTCCTGGTGGGCCTGCACTCCTGCTTCCAGACAGAAAGCAG ACTCTTCTTTGTTATTGAATATGTGAATGGCGGCGACCTCATGTTCCACATGCAGAGACAACGGAAGCTTCCAGAAGAGCACGCAAG ATTCTATTCTGCTGAAATCAGTCTGGCGCTCAACTACCTTCACGAGCGCGGCATCATCTACAGAGATCTCAAACTCGACAACGTGCTGCTCGACTCCGAGGGACACATCAAACTCACAGACTACGGCATGTGCAAG GAGGGCTTGAGACCCGGCGATACGACGAGCACTTTCTGCGGCACCCCGAACTACATCGCTCCCGAAATACTCCGAGGAGAAGATTACg GCTTCAGCGTGGACTGGTGGGCGCTTGGCGTGCTGATGTTTGAGATGATGGCGGGCCGGTCGCCCTTCGACATTGTGGGAAGCTCCGACAATCCCGACCAGAACACAGAAGACTACCTCTTCCAAG TCATATTGGAAAAACAGATCCGAATTCCCCGCTCACTGTCGGTCAAAGCTGCGAGCGTCCTTAAGGGATTCCTCAACAAG GATCCCAAGGAGCGTCTGGGCTGCCACCCTCAAACAGGCTTTGCTGACATCATGGGCCATCCCTTCTTCAGAAACGTCGACTGGGACCTT CTGGAGCAAAAGCAGGTGGTCCCTCCCTTTAAGCCCAACATCTCAGGTGAATTCGGCCTGGACAACTTTGACGCACAGTTCACCAACGAGCCCATCCAGCTGACGCCTGACGACGA CGATGTGGTGAAGAAGATCGATCAGTCCGAGTTTGAGGGCTTCGAGTACATCAACCCGCTGCTGATGTCTGCTGAGGAGTGTGTATGA
- the dapk3 gene encoding death-associated protein kinase 3 has translation MAGFRQEDVELHYEMEEELGSGQFAIVRKCKEKSSGNEYAAKFIKKRRLSSSRRGVSREEIEREVNILREIQHSNIITLHDIFENKTDVILILELVSGGELFDFLAEKESLSEEEATQFLKQILDGVHYLHSKRIAHFDLKPENIMLLDKNVPNPRIKLIDFGIAHQIKAGNEFKNIFGTPEFVAPEIVNYEPLGLEADMWSIGVITYILLSGASPFLGETKQETLTNISAVNYDFDEEYFSNTSELAKDFIRRLLVKDPKKRMTIDDSLQHPWIKVIKRRNVRQEERDHKPERRRLKTTRLKEYTIKSHSSMPPNNTYVNFERFSQVLEEIAAAEQGLRQLERNRRSCRDDVAALLSIYEEKEGWYKEESRGISGQLGAVRQELQRTQAQRKKSQEDARGAAQAAGALKRKFGRLENRYEALAEQVAHEVRWVEELVRSIAADKDRQESAP, from the exons ATGGCTGGCTTCAGGCAAGAGGATGTGGAGCTGCACTATGAAATGGAAGAGGAGCTGGGCAG CGGTCAATTCGCCATCGTGCGCAAGTGCAAAGAGAAGAGCTCGGGCAACGAGTATGCCGCCAAGTTCATCAAGAAGCGCCGCCTGTCATCCAGCCGGCGGGGTGTGAGCCGCGAGGAGATCGAGCGCGAGGTCAACATCCTGCGCGAGATCCAGCACAGCAACATCATCACGTTGCACGACATCTTCGAGAACAAGACGGACGTCATCCTCATCCTGGAGCTGGTGTCCGGCGGCGAGCTCTTCGACTTTCTCGCCGAGAAGGAGTCGCTGAGCGAAGAGGAGGCCACGCAGTTCCTCAAGCAGATCCTGGATGGCGTGCACTACCTGCACTCCAAGCGCATCGCACACTTTGATCTCAAG CCCGAGAACATCATGCTGCTGGACAAGAACGTTCCCAATCCCAGGATAAAGCTCATTGACTTCGGCATCGCCCATCAGATCAAAGCCGGCAACGAGTTCAAGAACATCTTTGGAACGCCTGAGTTTGTAG CTCCAGAAATAGTCAACTACGAACCGCTGGGACTGGAGGCGGACATGTG GAGCATCGGGGTCATCACTTACATCCT CTTGAGCGGCGCTTCTCCGTTCCTGGGCGAGACCAAGCAGGAGACACTGACCAACATCTCGGCGGTCAACTACGACTTTGACGAGGAATACTTCAGTAACACCAGCGAGTTGGCCAAAGATTTCATACGACGCCTGCTGGTCAAAGATCCCAA GAAGCGAATGACCATCGACGACAGTCTTCAACATCCATGGATTAAG GTGATCAAGCGGCGCAACGTGCGCCAGGAGGAGCGCGACCACAAGCCGGAGCGCCGGCGCCTGAAGACCACACGTCTGAAGGAGTACACCATCAAGTCCCACTCCAGCATGCCGCCCAACAACACCTACGTCAACTTCGAGCGCTTCTCGCAAGTCCTGGAGGAGATCGCGGCGGCCGAGCAGGGGCTTCGCCAGCTCGAGCGCAACCGGCGCTCGTGCCGCGACGACGTGGCGGCGCTGCTGTCCATCTATGAGGAGAAGGAGGGCTGGTACAAGGAGGAGAGCCGAGGCATCTCGGGCCAGCTGGGCGCCGTCCGCCAGGAGCTGCAACGCACGCAAGCGCAACGCAAGAAGAGCCAGGAAGACGCCCGGGGAGCCGCGCAGGCTGCCGGTGCGCTCAAGCGCAAGTTTGGACGCCTGGAGAACCGCTATGAGGCGCTGGCCGAGCAGGTGGCGCATGAGGTGCGCTGGGTGGAGGAGCTGGTGCGCTCCATCGCCGCAGACAAGGACCGGCAAGAGAGCGCACCTTGA